The Actinocatenispora sera genome has a window encoding:
- a CDS encoding SIS domain-containing protein produces MTEPGTEGVSGHRDIDEALLDDPARIDAADPGFMLRAIASGGPQIREAMSLAAEADLASLADEGRPRSLVVAGAGTAARTGDVLAAVAGPRCPVPVVAHRSAGVPGWVGAADTVLAVSASGRSPEALAAAEAAARRGARLVAIGAPGSELAALAERARAPFIPVPRRAPARASLWALTVPVLLAGRALGLLRMAEADLAEAATRLDDDAERCKVGNDAFTNPAKALALDLANSLPVVWGSTPLAAVAAGRFAEMLAANARYPSVADSLLEAGRGSVGLLDGVFGALAESQRDIFADEPEEGGTRLRLVILRDDGFESGTPAEDNDGDEPPAVESRRAEAVQSMAERRGVRCTVLRADGASPLERLASLTAVPDFASVYLALAHGFDPMAVPAVSEMKDFVTP; encoded by the coding sequence ATGACCGAGCCCGGTACCGAAGGCGTCAGCGGGCACCGCGACATCGACGAGGCGCTGCTGGACGACCCGGCCCGCATCGACGCCGCGGACCCCGGCTTCATGCTGCGGGCCATCGCGTCCGGCGGGCCGCAGATCCGGGAGGCGATGTCGCTCGCGGCCGAGGCCGACCTGGCGTCGCTGGCCGACGAGGGCCGGCCGCGATCGCTGGTGGTGGCCGGTGCCGGCACCGCGGCGCGGACCGGTGACGTGCTGGCCGCGGTGGCCGGGCCGCGCTGCCCGGTACCGGTGGTCGCGCACCGCAGCGCCGGCGTGCCCGGCTGGGTCGGCGCCGCCGACACCGTACTGGCGGTGTCCGCGTCCGGCCGCAGCCCGGAGGCGCTGGCGGCGGCCGAGGCGGCGGCGCGGCGCGGGGCCCGGCTGGTGGCGATCGGTGCGCCCGGCTCCGAGCTGGCCGCGCTGGCCGAGCGGGCCCGGGCGCCGTTCATCCCGGTACCGCGGCGGGCGCCGGCGCGCGCCAGCCTGTGGGCGCTGACCGTACCGGTGCTGCTGGCCGGGCGGGCGCTGGGGTTGCTGCGGATGGCGGAGGCGGACCTGGCCGAGGCGGCGACCCGGCTGGACGACGACGCCGAGCGCTGCAAGGTCGGCAACGACGCGTTCACCAACCCGGCGAAGGCGCTCGCACTGGACCTGGCCAACTCGCTGCCGGTGGTGTGGGGCTCCACCCCGCTCGCGGCGGTGGCCGCCGGCCGGTTCGCCGAGATGCTGGCCGCGAACGCGCGGTACCCGTCGGTGGCGGACTCGCTGCTGGAGGCCGGTCGCGGCAGCGTCGGGCTGCTGGACGGGGTGTTCGGCGCGCTGGCCGAGTCGCAGCGCGACATCTTCGCCGACGAGCCGGAGGAGGGTGGCACCCGGCTTCGGCTGGTGATCCTGCGCGACGACGGTTTCGAGTCGGGTACCCCGGCGGAGGACAACGACGGGGACGAGCCGCCGGCGGTGGAGAGCCGCCGCGCGGAGGCGGTGCAGTCGATGGCGGAGCGGCGCGGGGTGCGCTGCACGGTGCTGCGGGCCGACGGCGCGTCACCGCTGGAGCGGCTGGCGTCGCTGACCGCGGTGCCCGACTTCGCCTCGGTCTACCTGGCGCTGGCGCACGGGTTCGACCCGATGGCGGTACCGGCGGTGTCGGAGATGAAGGACTTCGTCACGCCATGA
- a CDS encoding cation diffusion facilitator family transporter encodes MSSSGGTKAVLAALGANLGIAVVKFLAFLLTQSSSMLAESIHSVADSGNQVLLLIGGKRARRNPDPEHPFGYGRERYIYGFIVAIVLFAVGGLFALYEGYHKVIHPEAIHSWQWVPIVVLVVSIALEGNSFRTALKESATERRKVGFLGYIRRAKNPELPVVLLEDSAALLGLVFALFGVGLTLLTGNGVFDGIGTLAIGALLVCVAATLAVETKSLLLGESATVANVRAIETAVLDGPEAERIIHMRTMHLGPEELLVAVKVAVHHDDTAQEVARGIDAIEARIRAAVPIAHVIYIEPDLYRAAAAKQQKQS; translated from the coding sequence GTGAGCTCGTCCGGCGGTACCAAGGCGGTGTTGGCGGCGCTGGGCGCCAACCTGGGCATCGCGGTGGTGAAGTTCCTCGCGTTCCTGCTGACCCAGTCGTCGTCGATGCTGGCCGAGTCGATCCACTCGGTGGCGGACTCGGGCAACCAGGTGTTGCTGCTGATCGGCGGTAAGCGGGCGCGGCGCAACCCGGACCCGGAGCACCCGTTCGGCTACGGCCGGGAGCGCTACATCTACGGGTTCATCGTGGCGATCGTGCTGTTCGCGGTCGGTGGCCTGTTCGCGCTGTACGAGGGCTACCACAAGGTGATCCATCCGGAGGCGATCCACTCCTGGCAGTGGGTGCCGATCGTGGTGCTGGTGGTCAGCATCGCGCTGGAGGGCAACTCCTTCCGTACCGCGCTCAAGGAGTCGGCGACCGAGCGGCGCAAGGTCGGCTTCCTCGGCTACATCCGGCGGGCGAAGAACCCGGAGCTGCCGGTGGTGCTGCTGGAGGACTCGGCGGCGCTGCTGGGCCTGGTCTTCGCGCTGTTCGGGGTCGGGCTGACGCTGCTGACCGGCAACGGCGTGTTCGACGGCATCGGTACCCTCGCGATCGGCGCACTGCTGGTGTGTGTCGCCGCGACGCTGGCGGTGGAGACCAAGAGCCTGCTGCTGGGCGAGTCGGCGACCGTGGCGAACGTGCGGGCGATCGAGACGGCGGTGCTGGACGGGCCGGAGGCCGAGCGCATCATCCACATGCGCACGATGCACCTCGGCCCGGAGGAGTTGCTGGTCGCGGTCAAGGTGGCGGTGCACCACGACGACACGGCGCAGGAGGTGGCCCGCGGCATCGACGCGATCGAGGCGCGGATCCGCGCCGCGGTGCCGATCGCGCACGTCATCTACATCGAGCCGGACCTGTACCGGGCGGCTGCCGCGAAGCAGCAGAAACAGTCCTGA